DNA from Amycolatopsis sp. DSM 110486:
AGCGAGACGCGCACGAGTTCGGCGCGCAGGTCGCCGTGGTGGTACTTGCCGCCCATGTCGTGGATCACACCCGATCTCGGTCGCGCGGATGTAAGACCCCTCTTACTATAGAAGATGTAAGGGGGGTCTTACATTGTCCGGGCGGCCGAGCCCGGAATCGTCTGGAGGATTTCATGACCACCACCACGCCCGCCATCGCCGCACCGGCCGCGGGGCGGCCGCTCGCGCCGACGACGATCGTGCGCCGCGACCTGCGTCCGGACGACGTGCTGATCGACGTCGCGTTCGCCGGCATCTGCCACAGCGACATCCACCAGGCCAAGGAGGACTGGGGCACCGCGATCTTCCCGATGGTGCCCGGCCACGAGATCGCCGGCGTCGTCGCCGCGGTGGGCTCGGGTGTCACGAAGTACCAGGTCGGCGACCGCGTCGGCGTCGGCTGCATGGTCGACTCGTGCGGCGAGTGCGAATACTGCCTGGCCGGCGTCGAGCAGTCCTGCCTGAAGGGCAACGTGCCGACGTACAACGGCGTGGGCTACGACGGCGAGAACACCTACGGCGGGTACAGCCGCCAGGTCGTCGTGAAGGACCACTTCGTCTGCCGGGTGCCGGAAGACCTGGGCCTCGACATCGCCGCGCCGCTGCTGTGCGCGGGCATCACCACGTACTCGCCGCTCCGCCAGTGGAACGTCGGGCCGGGCAAGAAGGTCGCCGTCGTCGGCCTCGGCGGGCTCGGCCACCTGGGCGTGAAGCTCGCCGTGGCCATGGGTGCCGAGGTGACCGTGCTCAGCCAGAGCCTGAAGAAGCAGGAAGACGGCCTCAAGCTCGGCGCGAAGGACTACTACGCCACCGGCGACGAGGCCACGTTCGACGTCCTGCGCGGGCGCTTCGACGTCATCCTCAACACCGTTTCGGCCAAGCTGCCGATCGACGCCTACCTCAGCCTTCTGCGCGTGGGCGGCGCGATGGTGAACGTCGGCGCGCCGGGCGAACCCCTGTCGTATAACGCTTTCTCGCTGCTTGGCGGCAACAAGATCCTCGCCGGCTCCGGCATCGGCGGCATGCGCGAGACGCAGGAGATGCTCGACTTCTGCGCCGAGCACGGCATCGGCGCCGAGATCGAGACGATCACCGCCGACCAGGTCAACACCGCCTACGAGCGCGTGGAGAACAGCGACGTGCGCTACCGCTTCGTGATCGACGCGTCGACGATCGGCGCCTGATCGCCGCCGCGCGGCCTGCGCTCAGAACACCATCGTTCGGTTGCCGTGCACCAGCACGCGGCCCTCGAGGTGCCAGCGCAGGCCGCGCGCCAGCGTCACCTTCTCGATGTCGCGGCCCTTGCGCACGAGGTCGTCGACGGAGTCGCCGTGGTCCACGCGGATCACGTCCTGCTCGATGATCGGGCCGGCGTCGAGGTCGGCCGTCACGTAGTGGCAGGTCGCGCCGATCAGCTTCACCCCGCGGATGTGCGCCTGGTGGTACGGCCGCGCCCCGATGAACGACGGCAGGAAGCTGTGGTGGATGTTGATCGCCCGCCCGGCCCACTCGTCGCACAGCTCGGCCGGCAGCACCTGCATGAAACGCGCCAGCACCACGGCGTGGGGGTCGTACTCGTCGACGAGCTTGCGCACCTGGGCGAACGCCTCGGCCTTCCCGTCGGCCGGGAAAGGCACGTGGTAGAACGGAATCCCGTGCGCCCGCGTGATGTCCGCGAGCGACGCGTGGTTGCCGATCACCGCCGCGATGTCCACGTCGAGCTCCCCGGACGCGACGCGGCCCAGCAGGTCGTACAGGCAGTGCCCGGCCTTCGAGACGAGCACGACGGCGCGCGGGCGCTCACCCGTGTCGCGCACCTGCCAGCTCGACTCGGCCGACAGCTCCTCTGCGACGGCCGTGAACCGCTCCCGCAACCCGTCGGCGTCGAACGGCAGCGACCCCGCCAGCACCACTTGGCGCGTGAAGAACCAGCCCGAGTCCGGGTCGGTGTGGTACGCCGCCTCCACGATCATCCCGCCGTGGTCGGCGAGGAAGCCCGAGATGCGGGCGATGATGCCGGTGCGGTCGGGGCAGCCGAAGGTGAGCACGTAACGCTGGGGATCAGGCACGCCCACCATTCTCGCCGGTGCTGGTCAGGGCGCCGCGAGGGGCTCCAGGAGTGCGACGCGGCCCACCATCCGCGCGGCGTGGGGGCGGCCCCAGAGGGCGCGGTAAACGTCGTCGGGTGAGCCGGTGACGGTGAGGTCCGCGGTGCCGCTCGACTCGACCGCCGGAGTCTCACCGGGACGCAGAACGACCGTCCACGCACGGTCTCCGGCTTCGATCCGCACGACGCCGTCCTGATGAGCGGCCCGGCGGGGAACGAAGAACGTCAGGAACTCATCGATCCCGTCCACCGCGAACACGTCCGCGTACCGCGTGGCCGGCGGCTCGGGCAGGGCGCTCTCCGCGTCCAGCCGGTGGATCGCCGTCTCGTGCGCCAGGCGCCGGGCCCAGCGGCCGACCGTCAGCAGTCCGCCGCCGGGGAACGGCGATCGCACTGGGGTATCGGCAGGCAGCCGGAGGGCTTCGCGGACGGCGAGGCGCTGGCCGTCCCACCGGCCGAGCGCGTCGGCCCAGTCGGTGGGTGGCGCGGGCTCAGTGGGTCGGTCCGTGATCGCCGCGACCGTGGACGAGAGCACTGTCGTCAGGTGCGTCACCAGGTCGTGCATCGTCCACTTCGGACAGTTGCGCAGGTGCGCCGACGGGCCCGCTGTCAGGGCCGCCGCCTTCAGCCGGTCGGCGTGGATGTCGATCGCCTCGGTCAGGTGCATCGCTCGACCGTAGTCGCCGCAAGCGCAGGCGCCGCCCGAACTCGATGAGGGTGACCAGGCCGAGCCCGAGGATGAACGACAGGAGCAGGCCCTTCACCGGCTCGTCGGCGAACGTCGAGCCGCCGGCCAGGCCGATCAGCACGCTGTAGACCGCCCACACGGCGGCGCCGGCCGCGTCGAGCGGCATGAAGCGGCGCAGCGGGTAGCCGAGGCTGCCCGTGGCCAGCGCGCTCGCCACGCGGCCGCCCGGCAGGTAGCGCGCGGCGATGATCAGCAACGGCGCCTGCCGCCGCACCTGCTCGCGCGCCCATTCGTAGCGCTCCCGCCCCGCCGGCCCGCGCTGCAGCCGCGCGAGCGCCCGCGGCCCGGCCGCCCGGCCCACGGTGTAGCCCAGGCAGTCGCCGGCCCATGCCCCGGCCGCCGCGACGAGCGCGAGCAACGCCAGCTGCTCCGGGTCGGGCCCGAGCAGCACCGCGACCGTCACCACGGTCGTCTCGCTGGGCATGAACGGCAGCAGCGCGTCCAACCCCGCGACGGCGAACACGAGCACCCAGAGCCACGGCGAACCCAGCGCGCCGCTCAGCAGGTCGGTGGCGTGTTGAAGCAGTTCCACCTGCCTATCGTGATCACCACAGGTCGCCACCGGGTGACACCGCGGGGGTGGGTCGGTGAACAGGTGGGATTCGTACCCGGACGACGCATTCGTACCCGCACTGATCAGCCCAGTCGGGCACTGTCCGTAGTCAATTCAGAGCGGGTTCACACTTTCCCACGGCACCGTCAGCTCCCCGAGCCGCCAGCGCTCCAGCCGGCCGAGCAACGGCCAGCCCCGGGCTTGCAGCATTCCCACCGCCGACACCCACCGCGCCCGCACCCCGAACGACCGGTGCGGCGCCGCGGCGGCCCAGCAGTCGTCCAAAGCGGACAGGAACGCGTGCACCGGCTCGCCGGGAACGTTGCGGTGGATGAGAACCTTGGGCAGTCGTTCGGCCACAATGGACGGACGCTCCAGGTTCGCGAGCCGCATCGACACCGTCAGCGAAACCGGGCCGGCCCCGCCCACGACGACCCACGAGGCCAGCCGCCCGATCTCGTCGCAGGTGCCCTCAACGATCAGCCCGTCGTCGGGCATCGCGTCGAGCATCACCTTCCACGCGCCGGCGACTTCGTGCTCTGCGTACTGGCGCAGCACGTTGAACGCCCGCACCACCACCGGCCGCGCGCCTGCCAGCTCGAAGCCGCCGCGGCGGAAGTCCAGCCACGGAGGGTCAGCGGCGCGGCGCGCGAACGCCACTCGCTCCGGATCGATCTCCAGCCCGAGCACACGGACGTCGGTGCGGACCCGGCGTAGCCAGCGAAGGAGCTCGACGGTCGTGACGGGTGACGCGCCGTAGCCGAGGTCGACCACGAGCGGGTCGGGCATTCGCCGCAACAGCCGCGTCACCGCGGGGTCGTTCGCGAGCCAGCGATCGACTCTGCGTAACCGATTGGGATTGGTGGTGCCCCTCGTCGGGGCGCCCACCGGGCTCAGGCGTGCTCGGCCAGCCACGACGTGGTGAAGTCGGCTTCGTGGGCCAAGAGGTTCGTCACCTGCTGGGCCACGAACTCCTCGATCTTTCCGCCGAACAGCGGGATCCGCACCGTCACCTCGCCGGACGTCCGGAACTCCACGCGCTCACCACGCGGCGTCAGGAAGGTCTGCGCACCGATCTCGCCCGGCACGCCGCTCACGCTGACGTCGACCTTGCCCGTGTACGCGTCGCCGGAGCGCTGCCACACCTGCTTGCGGTGCACGATGATGTCGCCCCGGTGCAGGGCCTGCACGGCCTGGGGCAGGCGCTGCGCGGCGATGCCGTGCTGCAGTTCGTAGCGCACGACGTCGCCGGAGGTGTCTTTGGTGACAGAGTGCGAGAGCAGCGCCGCGTTGTCGCCGCCCAGCTCCTTCAGGCGCGCCCGCAGCGCGTCCTCACCGGACACGGCGGCCAGCACGGCCCCGAGTCCGGCGGAGAACTCGGCACGGTGCTCGATCCGGGATCCCATGGGCCGGACAGTACCGTTAGGCAGCGTGAACCCCGTCGAAACGCCCGCGCCGCCGCGCCTCGCCGAGTACACGACGCTGCGCCTCGGAGGACCCGCGCGCCGGTTCGTGCGGGCCACGACCAGCGACGATCTCGTCGCCGCCGTGCGCGAGGCCGACGCCGCCGGCGAACGCGTGCTGCTCCTCGGCGGCGGTTCGAACCTCGTGGTGGCCGACGGCGGTTTCCCCGGCACGCTCATCCAGGTCGCGAACACCGGCTGGATTTGGGCCGGCGACACCGACGACTCCGACGACGTCGTCGAGGCGGCCGCGGGGCAGGAGTGGGACTCGTTCGTCGCCGGGCTCGTCGAGGCGGGCATCGGCGGACTCGAGTGCCTGTCCGGGATCCCGGGTTCCGTCGGCGCGACACCGATCCAGAACGTCGGCGCGTACGGCTGCGAGGTCGCCGAGTCCATCGTCTCGATCGAGCTCTACGACCGCGCCGCGCGCGAGGTGCGCACGGTCAAGGCCGACGAGCTCGGCTTCGCCTACCGCACCAGTGTGCTCAAGGGCACCGACAGCGGCGTGGTGCTCAGCGTCCGCTTCCGCGTCGACCCGGCCGGTGAGTCCGCGCCCATCCGCTACGCCGAGCTCGCCCGCACGCTCGGTGTCGAGATCGGCGCGAAAGTCCCCACCGCCGCCGCGCGCTCCGCGGTTCTGGGCCTGCGCCGCGGCAAGGGCATGGTCCTCGACGCGGCCGACCACGACACGTGGAGCGCCGGCTCGTTCTTCACGAACCCGATCATCCCTTCGCCCGACGTCGAGGCCGTGCTCGCGCGGATCACCGCCGTCGTCGGCCCGGACGTCGCCGTGCCCCAGTACCCGGCCGACGGTGGCGTGAAGCTTTCCGCTGCGTGGTTGATCGAGCGCGCCGGCTTCGCCAAGGGCCACCCCGGCCCCGGCGGCCGCGCCTCGCTGTCGACGAAACACACGCTCGCCCTGACCAACCGCGGCACCGCCACGACCACCGACCTGCTCACCCTGGCCCGCGAAGTCCGCGACGGTGTGCGTGACCGCTTCGGCGTGACGCTGCACCCGGAACCGCTGCTGATCGCCTGCTCGTTCTGATCCCGTCACAACGCTGTCACCAGCGGAACCACCCGGTGGATGAAACGTCTTGTCGACATGACGCGGGCGCCACTCACTGGGTGAACCCGGCGTCGGCAGGTAACGTCGAGGCGCTCACCGGCGCTGACAGCGTGGAAGCATCCGCCGGTGCGGGGGTCGGCGTTGTCCAAAAGGGGAGGTTCACGGGGATGGAACGGCGCACGGTGTTCAAGGCGGTGCTCGCCGCGGGGGCGGGGGCGCTCGCGGCCGCATGTTCGACCACCACGAACGGCACAGCGCTGCCGCTCGGCGGGAGTGGGGAGGACGGCGGCAAGCCCGTGGACCCGGTGGCGAAGATCACCGCCACGCCGGCCGTGAACGCGAAGGACGCGGACGTCCGCGAGCCCGTGGTCATCAAGGTGACCGACGGCAAGCTCAGCGAGGTGAAGGTCACCAACTCCGACGGCGATGCCGTCAAGGGCGACCTCGCGGCCGACGGCCTCACCTGGAAGAGCTCCGAATCGCTCGGCTACGGCAAGACCTACACCTACGCCGCCAAGGCCACCGGCACCGACAACCGGCCCGTGGAGCTCAAGGGCTCCTTCGCGACGGTCAACCCGGCCAAGCAGCTGCGCGCCACGCTCAACCCGGCCGACGACGCCCACGTGGGCGTCGCGATGCCGATCAGCGTGAAGTTCAAGGAAGCGCCGAAGGACCGCGCGGCCGTGGAGAAGGCGCTGAAGGTGAAGACGGACGTCGAAGGCTCGTGGGGCTGGCTCTCGGCCACGCAGGTCGACTGGCGGCCGAAGGAGTACTGGCCGGAGAACACGACCGTGGAGGTCGAGGCCAACCTCTACGGCGTCGACCTCGGCAACGGCGCCTACGGCAAGGCCGACGTCACGACCAAATTCAAGATCGGCCGCAACCAGGTCGTGAAGGTGAACACCCCCGACCACGAGATGAAGGTCTACCGCGGCGGTTCCGTGTACAAGAGCTACCCGTGCGCCAACGGCCTCGACTCCGATGTGAACCGCAACACGCCCAACGGCACGTTCATCGTGATGTCGAAGGAGCCCACGGCGGTGTTCGACAACGCCCGCTACGGCTACACGAACGTCAACAAGAAGTGGGCCTGCCGCATCTCCAACCACGGCGAGTACATCCACGAAAACCAGGACAACGCTGCCAACATCGGCAAGACCAACAACTCCCACGGCTGCGTCAACCTGCTGGAAGCCGACGCGAAGGAGTACTTCGACTCCGCGCTCATCGGCGACCCGGTGGAGGTGACCGGTTCGCAGCTGTCCAGCCCCACCGGCTCCGACGTCAAGGACTGGTTCTACGACTGGTCCACCTGGAAGACGCTGTCGGCGGCGAAGTGAAGCGTGCTACGAACTGACCTCGTGAACACCGAAGTGGTCGGTACCTCCGGCGTGCGTATCGCGTTGCGCGTCGAGGGTGCCCAGAACTCGCGTCCGATCGTCTTCGTGCACGGCTGGGCCCAGTCGTCGCGCGCGTGGGCGGCCCAGCTGGCCGACCCGGCGCTCACGGACCGGTTCCGCCTGGTGGCGATGGACCTGCGGGGCCACGGTGCGTCCGACGTCCCGGCGGCCGGCTACGACGACCCGCGCCAGTGGGCCGACGACCTCGCCGCCGTGCTCGACTTCGCGGGCCCCGACGCGATCGTCGTCGGCTGGTCTTACGGTGGGCTCGTGATCGCCGACTACCTGCGGGTGCACGGAACGGCACGGCTGGCCGGGATCGTGCTCGTCGGAGCCATCACGGAGATCGGCCGCGGCCGCGAAGGCGGTAAGACCGGATCGGTCATGCGGGCCGCGCTGCCCGCGGCGCTCTCGGATGATCCCGAGGTCGCCGTGCCTGCGCTGGTCGAGTTCACCCGGGCCCAGGCGAACGCCTCGGTGCCCGGGACATTCGCGCAAGCCCTGCTCGGGATGTCGTTGGCGGTGCCGCCGGCCGTGCGCGCGGCGCTGTTCAGGCGCGACGTGGAGAGCGCTGAAGTGCTGGCCAAGGTCGACAAACCGGTCCTGGTCGTGCATGGCACGGCCGACCGCGTGGTCGATCCGTCGGCAGCGGAATATTCGGCCGGGAAGATTCCGGGGGCCGTTCTGCGTTGGTTCGTTGATGCGGGGCATCTGCCGTTCGTCGAGGACGCGGGGGAGTTCAACTCCGCGCTGCGGCGGTTCTCCGGGGAAACAGCCGAGTAGCGCACACAGGAGTAGTGACCAGGTGACCATCTCCTCTCTGTCGGGGTTCCGCGCTGCGCCGCGTCGCATCGCGGTGCTGTCCGTGCACACCTCGCCGCTCGAACAGCCGGGCACCGGCGACGCGGGCGGCATGAACGTGTACGTGCGGGAGACCGCCACCGAGATGGCGCGCCGCGGCGTCGAGGTCGAGGTGTTCACCCGTGCGACCTCGTCGGACCAGCCGCCGCTGGCCGAGCTGGCGCCGGGCGTGACCGTGCGCCACGTGCAGGCCGGCCCGTTCGAGCCGCTGGGCCGCGACGAGCTGCCAGCGCAGCTGTGCGCGTTCACCTCGGGAGTGCTGCGGGCCGAGGCGTTCCACGAGCCCGGCTACTACGACCTCATCCACTCGCACTACTGGCTCTCGGGCCAGGTCGGCTGGCTCGCGCGCGACCGTTGGGGCGTGCCGCTGGTCCACACCGCGCACACGCTGGCGAAGGTCAAGAACTCGCTGCTCGCCGACGGCGACAAGCCCGAGCCGCGCACGCGCGTGATGGGCGAGGACCAGGTCGTGGCCGAGGCCGACTGCCTGGTCGCCAACACGCAGGTCGAGGCCCGCCAGCTCGTGGACCTCTACGGCGCCGACCCGCACGCGGTGCACGCCGTGCCGCCGGGTGTCGACCTCGACCGCTTCACGCCCGGTTCGCAGGCGCTGGCGCGCGACGCGTTCGGGCTGCCGCGGGACGCCGTGGTGCTGGCGTTCGCGGGCCGGATCCAGCCGTTGAAGGCGCCGGACGTGCTGCTGCGCGCGGCCGCCGAGCTGCTGACCCAGCGGCCGGCGCTGCGCTCGAAGCTCGTGGTGCTCGTGGTCGGGGGGCCGTCGGGCACCGGGCTGGAGCAGCCGCAGGCGCTCAAGGAACTGGCGTGGACGCTGGGCATCCAGGAGCAGGTGCGGTTCCTGCCGCCGCAGCCGGGGCAGAAGCTCGTGGACGTGTTCCGCGCGGCCGATGTGGTCGCCGTGCCGAGCTACAACGAGTCGTTCGGGCTCGTGGCGCTGGAGGCGCAAGCCTGCGGCACGCCCGTGGTGGCCGCCGAGGTCGGCGGGCTGCCGGTCGCGGTGCCGCACGGTGTGTCCGGGCTGCTCGTGCCTTCGCACACGGCGACCGACTGGGCCGACGCGCTGGCAGCCGTCGCGCTGCGTCCGGAACGCCGGCGTGAGCTCGGCGCCAACGCCGTGCTGCACGCCCACCGCTTCTCCTGGAGCCGCACCACGGACTCGCTGCTGGAGATCTATGCTCAGGCGACCAAGGCGTTCCGCGGAGCGCTCGAAGTGCGGGCGGAGGTGGCCGTGTGAGCCTGGACGCGACGATCAAGTCCACTTTGGACGCTGCCGAGCTCAAGTACGACCGGCGTGGCGAAGGAAAGTACTTCGTGACGTTGCCGGGCACGAAGAAGCTCCAGACCAACTGCTGGCTCGTGGACGGCGACCACGCGTTCTCCGTGGAGGCGTTCGTGTGCCGCCGCCCGGACGAGGCGCACGAGCAGGTGTACCGCTTTCTGTTGCAGCGCAACGCCCGGCTCTACGGCGTGCACTACACAGTGGACAGTATCGGCGACATCTACCTCGTCGGGCGCTTCGGCAAGGAGACCGTGACCGACGCCGAGCTGGACAAGATCCTCGGGCAGGTGCTCGAAGCCGCCGACGGTGACTTCAACACGTTGCTGGAGATCGGGTTCGCGTCGTCGATCAAGCGCGAGTGGGACTGGCGCGTGTCGCGCGGGGAGTCGCTGGCGAACCTCCAGGCGTTCAAGCACCTCGTGGCGCCCGAGAAGCCGCACGAGCCGGGCTTGACCGAGTCGTGACTCGGGCCGTGCAACGCCGTTGACGCCGGGGTCCGTCCGTCTGCCACCCGAGTGGAGGAGGACGGATGAGAACTCGATGGAGATGGGTGCTGGCCGGCGCCGGGTTGCTGGTGGCGCTGGCGGGGTGCACGGCGAACGAGCCGAACTCGACTGAGGCCGACAGTGGGGTGGCTGCCGGGCGCGCGGCTGTGCCCCAGCAGGGACTGCCCCAGCAGGGGGTGGCGCAACCCGGTGTGCCGCAGCAGGGCCTGACCACGAAGGGCCCGGTTCCGCCGGCGGTGGGGGCCGCGGGGACCACCGACCGCAAGCTCGCCCGGAGCGCGCGACTGGACCTCTCGACCCCGAAGCTCGACGACGTAGTCTCGCGGGCGCGGGTGATCGCGACCGGAGCCGGCGGGTACACGGGCCAGGAGAGCACGCTGGAGTCGGCCGCGACCCTGAGCCTCGCCGTGCCCGCCGAAAAGCTCGACGGGGTGCTCGACCAGCTCGCCGGGCTCGGCAAGGTCACCAAGCGGGAGCTGAGCTCCCAGGACGTCACCGCCCAGGTGGTCGACGTGGACGCGCGCCTGGCGACGCAGCGCGCGAGCGTCGACCGGATCCGGGCGTTGCTGGCGAAGGCGACGTCGATCTCCGAGATCGCGAGTGTGGAGAGTGAGCTCACCAACCGCGAAGCCGCGCTCGAGTCACTCGAACAGCAGCAGAAGGCGCTCGTGGGGAGTGTCGCGATGTCGACAGTGGCACTGTCCGTGACGGCCGACGTCGTGACCGGTCCCGGGCAGACATCCGATGACTTGCCCGGCTTCCTCGCGGGGCTCGCCGGTGGCTGGGACGCGTTCCTGACCGTCGGCGGCGGCTTCCTGACGGCGCTGGGGGCGATCGCACCGTTCGCCGTGGTGCTCGGGATCCCGGCCGGGGCGGTGTGGTGGTGGGTGCGCAAGCGACGCCGTTCGCGGCCGGTCGGTGACACGGCAGACGCGGCTGTCCCCGCCGGACCTGCGGGATAACGGGAAAGGCGGGACGGCTCGAGGGAGGGGGGAGTCGCGATCTCGAGCCGCCCCGCTGAAGTTCCCGCCGATCAAGGACCCGGTGACGAGGGGGATGCCAACGGGGCCGGCGGGCCGCGGCTCGGCAGGGGGGAGACGAGCCGCGGTCATAGCCCGCCGTCAGC
Protein-coding regions in this window:
- a CDS encoding NAD(P)-dependent alcohol dehydrogenase — translated: MTTTTPAIAAPAAGRPLAPTTIVRRDLRPDDVLIDVAFAGICHSDIHQAKEDWGTAIFPMVPGHEIAGVVAAVGSGVTKYQVGDRVGVGCMVDSCGECEYCLAGVEQSCLKGNVPTYNGVGYDGENTYGGYSRQVVVKDHFVCRVPEDLGLDIAAPLLCAGITTYSPLRQWNVGPGKKVAVVGLGGLGHLGVKLAVAMGAEVTVLSQSLKKQEDGLKLGAKDYYATGDEATFDVLRGRFDVILNTVSAKLPIDAYLSLLRVGGAMVNVGAPGEPLSYNAFSLLGGNKILAGSGIGGMRETQEMLDFCAEHGIGAEIETITADQVNTAYERVENSDVRYRFVIDASTIGA
- the purU gene encoding formyltetrahydrofolate deformylase, with product MVGVPDPQRYVLTFGCPDRTGIIARISGFLADHGGMIVEAAYHTDPDSGWFFTRQVVLAGSLPFDADGLRERFTAVAEELSAESSWQVRDTGERPRAVVLVSKAGHCLYDLLGRVASGELDVDIAAVIGNHASLADITRAHGIPFYHVPFPADGKAEAFAQVRKLVDEYDPHAVVLARFMQVLPAELCDEWAGRAINIHHSFLPSFIGARPYHQAHIRGVKLIGATCHYVTADLDAGPIIEQDVIRVDHGDSVDDLVRKGRDIEKVTLARGLRWHLEGRVLVHGNRTMVF
- a CDS encoding maleylpyruvate isomerase N-terminal domain-containing protein, encoding MRNCPKWTMHDLVTHLTTVLSSTVAAITDRPTEPAPPTDWADALGRWDGQRLAVREALRLPADTPVRSPFPGGGLLTVGRWARRLAHETAIHRLDAESALPEPPATRYADVFAVDGIDEFLTFFVPRRAAHQDGVVRIEAGDRAWTVVLRPGETPAVESSGTADLTVTGSPDDVYRALWGRPHAARMVGRVALLEPLAAP
- a CDS encoding DedA family protein, giving the protein MELLQHATDLLSGALGSPWLWVLVFAVAGLDALLPFMPSETTVVTVAVLLGPDPEQLALLALVAAAGAWAGDCLGYTVGRAAGPRALARLQRGPAGRERYEWAREQVRRQAPLLIIAARYLPGGRVASALATGSLGYPLRRFMPLDAAGAAVWAVYSVLIGLAGGSTFADEPVKGLLLSFILGLGLVTLIEFGRRLRLRRLRSSDAPDRGDRHPRRPAEGGGPDSGPVGAPAQLSEVDDARPGDAPDDSALVHGRGDHGPTH
- a CDS encoding class I SAM-dependent methyltransferase; amino-acid sequence: MAGRARLSPVGAPTRGTTNPNRLRRVDRWLANDPAVTRLLRRMPDPLVVDLGYGASPVTTVELLRWLRRVRTDVRVLGLEIDPERVAFARRAADPPWLDFRRGGFELAGARPVVVRAFNVLRQYAEHEVAGAWKVMLDAMPDDGLIVEGTCDEIGRLASWVVVGGAGPVSLTVSMRLANLERPSIVAERLPKVLIHRNVPGEPVHAFLSALDDCWAAAAPHRSFGVRARWVSAVGMLQARGWPLLGRLERWRLGELTVPWESVNPL
- a CDS encoding DUF2505 domain-containing protein, coding for MGSRIEHRAEFSAGLGAVLAAVSGEDALRARLKELGGDNAALLSHSVTKDTSGDVVRYELQHGIAAQRLPQAVQALHRGDIIVHRKQVWQRSGDAYTGKVDVSVSGVPGEIGAQTFLTPRGERVEFRTSGEVTVRIPLFGGKIEEFVAQQVTNLLAHEADFTTSWLAEHA
- a CDS encoding UDP-N-acetylmuramate dehydrogenase — encoded protein: MNPVETPAPPRLAEYTTLRLGGPARRFVRATTSDDLVAAVREADAAGERVLLLGGGSNLVVADGGFPGTLIQVANTGWIWAGDTDDSDDVVEAAAGQEWDSFVAGLVEAGIGGLECLSGIPGSVGATPIQNVGAYGCEVAESIVSIELYDRAAREVRTVKADELGFAYRTSVLKGTDSGVVLSVRFRVDPAGESAPIRYAELARTLGVEIGAKVPTAAARSAVLGLRRGKGMVLDAADHDTWSAGSFFTNPIIPSPDVEAVLARITAVVGPDVAVPQYPADGGVKLSAAWLIERAGFAKGHPGPGGRASLSTKHTLALTNRGTATTTDLLTLAREVRDGVRDRFGVTLHPEPLLIACSF
- a CDS encoding Ig-like domain-containing protein, whose product is MERRTVFKAVLAAGAGALAAACSTTTNGTALPLGGSGEDGGKPVDPVAKITATPAVNAKDADVREPVVIKVTDGKLSEVKVTNSDGDAVKGDLAADGLTWKSSESLGYGKTYTYAAKATGTDNRPVELKGSFATVNPAKQLRATLNPADDAHVGVAMPISVKFKEAPKDRAAVEKALKVKTDVEGSWGWLSATQVDWRPKEYWPENTTVEVEANLYGVDLGNGAYGKADVTTKFKIGRNQVVKVNTPDHEMKVYRGGSVYKSYPCANGLDSDVNRNTPNGTFIVMSKEPTAVFDNARYGYTNVNKKWACRISNHGEYIHENQDNAANIGKTNNSHGCVNLLEADAKEYFDSALIGDPVEVTGSQLSSPTGSDVKDWFYDWSTWKTLSAAK
- a CDS encoding alpha/beta fold hydrolase, whose product is MNTEVVGTSGVRIALRVEGAQNSRPIVFVHGWAQSSRAWAAQLADPALTDRFRLVAMDLRGHGASDVPAAGYDDPRQWADDLAAVLDFAGPDAIVVGWSYGGLVIADYLRVHGTARLAGIVLVGAITEIGRGREGGKTGSVMRAALPAALSDDPEVAVPALVEFTRAQANASVPGTFAQALLGMSLAVPPAVRAALFRRDVESAEVLAKVDKPVLVVHGTADRVVDPSAAEYSAGKIPGAVLRWFVDAGHLPFVEDAGEFNSALRRFSGETAE
- the mshA gene encoding D-inositol-3-phosphate glycosyltransferase; the protein is MTISSLSGFRAAPRRIAVLSVHTSPLEQPGTGDAGGMNVYVRETATEMARRGVEVEVFTRATSSDQPPLAELAPGVTVRHVQAGPFEPLGRDELPAQLCAFTSGVLRAEAFHEPGYYDLIHSHYWLSGQVGWLARDRWGVPLVHTAHTLAKVKNSLLADGDKPEPRTRVMGEDQVVAEADCLVANTQVEARQLVDLYGADPHAVHAVPPGVDLDRFTPGSQALARDAFGLPRDAVVLAFAGRIQPLKAPDVLLRAAAELLTQRPALRSKLVVLVVGGPSGTGLEQPQALKELAWTLGIQEQVRFLPPQPGQKLVDVFRAADVVAVPSYNESFGLVALEAQACGTPVVAAEVGGLPVAVPHGVSGLLVPSHTATDWADALAAVALRPERRRELGANAVLHAHRFSWSRTTDSLLEIYAQATKAFRGALEVRAEVAV
- a CDS encoding YbjN domain-containing protein, with amino-acid sequence MSLDATIKSTLDAAELKYDRRGEGKYFVTLPGTKKLQTNCWLVDGDHAFSVEAFVCRRPDEAHEQVYRFLLQRNARLYGVHYTVDSIGDIYLVGRFGKETVTDAELDKILGQVLEAADGDFNTLLEIGFASSIKREWDWRVSRGESLANLQAFKHLVAPEKPHEPGLTES
- a CDS encoding DUF4349 domain-containing protein translates to MRTRWRWVLAGAGLLVALAGCTANEPNSTEADSGVAAGRAAVPQQGLPQQGVAQPGVPQQGLTTKGPVPPAVGAAGTTDRKLARSARLDLSTPKLDDVVSRARVIATGAGGYTGQESTLESAATLSLAVPAEKLDGVLDQLAGLGKVTKRELSSQDVTAQVVDVDARLATQRASVDRIRALLAKATSISEIASVESELTNREAALESLEQQQKALVGSVAMSTVALSVTADVVTGPGQTSDDLPGFLAGLAGGWDAFLTVGGGFLTALGAIAPFAVVLGIPAGAVWWWVRKRRRSRPVGDTADAAVPAGPAG